ACGTTATAAACACCTGTATCTATGCCATTCATATCCAGTTATAAAGGATATTATAAAGCTTACCTTAATCATGCAGAAGATATTGTATCCAgcaaagagagagatttagataaAAATCTTATGTAATATTTTACAAATGAGATAGTAGACAGATTTATAGACTAGGACATATCGAAAACATAGTAACTATATTTTGATNNNNNNNNNNNNNNNNNNNNNNNNNNNNNNNNNNNNNNNNNNNNNNNNNNNNNNNNNNNNNNNNNNNNNNNNNNNNNNNNNNNNNNNNNNNNNNNNNNNNNNNNNNNNNNNNNNNNNNNNNNNNNNNNNNNNNNNNNNNNNNNNNNNNNNNNNNNNNNNNNNNNNNNNNNNNNNNNNNNNNNNNNNNNNNNNNNNNNNNNNNNNNNNNNNNNNNNNNNNNNNNNNNNNNNNNNNNNNNNNNNNNNNNNNNNNNNNNNNNNNNNNNNNNNNNNNNNNNNNNNNNNNNNNNNNNNNNNNNNNNNNNNNNNNNNNNNNNNNNNNNNNNNNNNNNNNNNNNNNNNNNNNNNNNNNNNNNNNNNNNNNNNNNNNNNNNNNNNNNNNNNNNNNNNNNNNNNNNNNNNNNNNNNNNNNNNNNNNNNNNNNNNNNNNNNNNNNNNNNNNNNNNNNNNNNNNNNNNNNNNNNNNNNNNNNNNNNNNNNNNNNNNNNNNNNNNNNNNNNNNNNNNNNNNNNNNNNNNNNNNNNNNNNNNNNNNNNNNNNNNNNNNNNNNNNNNNNNNNNNNNNNNNNNNNNNNNNNNNNNNNNNNNNNNNNNNNNNNNNNNNNNNNNNNNNNNNNNNNNNNNNNNNNNNNNNNNNNNNNNNNNNNNNNNNNNNNNNNNNNNNNNNNNNNNNNNNNNNNNNNNNNNNNNNNNNNNNNNNNNNNNNNNNNNNNNNNNNNNNNNNNNNNNNNNNNNNNNNNNNNNNNNNNNNNNNNNNNNNNNNNNNNNNNNNNNNNNNNNNNNNNNNNNNNNNNNNNNNNNNNNNNNNNNNNNNNNNNNNNNNNNNNNNNNNNNNNNNNNNNNNNNNNNNNNNNNNNNNNNNNNNNNNNNNNNNNNNNNNNNNNNNNNNNNNNNNNNNNNNNNNNNNNNNNNNNNNNNNNNNNNNNNNNNNNNNNNNNNNNNNNNNNNNNNNNNNNNNNNNNNNNNNNNNNNNNNNNNNNNNNNNNNNNNNNNNNNNNNNNNNNNNNNNNNNNNNNNNNNNNNNNNNNNNNNNNNNNNNNNNNNNNNNNNNNNNNNNNNNNNNNNNNNNNNNNNNNNNNNNNNNNNNNNNNNNNNNNNNNNNNNNNNNNNNNNNNNNNNNNNNNNNNNNNNNNNNNNNNNNNNNNNNNNNNNNNNNNNNNNNNNNNNNNNNNNNNNNNNNNNNNNNNNNNNNNNNNNNNNNNNNNNNNNNNNNNNNNNNNNNNNNNNNNNNNNNNNNNNNNNNNNNNNNNNNNNNNNNNNNNNNNNNNNNNNNNNNNNNNNNNNNNNNNNNNNNNNNNNNNNNNNNNNNNNNNNNNNNNNNNNNNNNNNNNNNNNNNNNNNNNNNNNNNNNNNNNNNNNNNNNNNNNNNNNNNNNNNNNNNNNNNNNNNNNNNNNNNNNNNNNNNNNNNNNNNNNNNNNNNNNNNNNNNNNNNNNNNNNNNNNNNNNNNNNNNNNNNNNNNNNNNNNNNNNNNNNNNNNNNNNNNNNNNNNNNNNNNNNNNNNNNNNNNNNNNNNNNNNNNNNNNNNNNNNNNNNNNNNNNNNNNNNNNNNNNNNNNNNNNNNNNNNNNNNNNNNNNNNNNNNNNNNNNNNNNNNNNNNNNNNNNNNNNNNNNNNNNNNNNNNNNNNNNNNNNNNNNNNNNNNNNNNNNNNNNNNNNNNNNNNNNNNNNNNNNNNNNNNNNNNNNNNNNNNNNNNNNNNNNNNNNNNNNNNNNNNNNNNNNNNNNNNNNNNNNNNNNNNNNNNNNNNNNNNNNNNNNNNNNNNNNNNNNNNNNNNNNNNNNNNNNNNNNNNNNNNNNNNNNNNNNNNNNNNNNNNNNNNNNNNNNNNNNNNNNNNNNNNNNNNNNNNNNNNNNNNNNNNNNNNNNNNNNNNNNNNNNNNNNNNNNNNNNNNNNNNNNNNNNNNNNNNNNNNNNNNNNNNNNNNNNNNNNNNNNNNNNNNNNNNNNNNNNNNNNNNNNNNNNNNNNNNNNNNNNNNNNNNNNNNNNNNNNNNNNNNNNNNNNNNNNNNNNNNNNNNNNNNNNNNNNNNNNNNNNNNNNNNNNNNNNNNNNNNNNNNNNNNNNNNNNNNNNNNNNNNNNNNNNNNNNNNNNNNNNNNNNNNNNNNNNNNNNNNNNNNNNNNNNNNNNNNNNNNNNNNNNNNNNNNNNNNNNNNNNNNNNNNNNNNNNNNNNNNNNNNNNNNNNNNNNNNNNNNNNNNNNNNNNNNNNNNNNNNNNNNNNNNNNNNNNNNNNNNNNNNNNNNNNNNNNNNNNNNNNNNNNNNNNNNNNNNNNNNNNNNNNNNNNNNNNNNNNNNNNNNNNNNNNNNNNNNNNNNNNNNNNNNNNNNNNNNNNNNNNNNNNNNNNNNNNNNNNNNNNNNNNNNNNNNNNNNNNNNNNNNNNNNNNNNNNNNNNNNNNNNNNNNNNNNNNNNNNNNNNNNNNNNNNNNNNNNNNNNNNNNNNNNNNNNNNNNNNNNNNNNNNNNNNNNNNNNNNNNNNNNNNNNNNNNNNNNNNNNNNNNNNNNNNNNNNNNNNNNNNNNNNNNNNNNNNNNNNNNNNNNNNNNNNNNNNNNNNNNNNNNNNNNNNNNNNNNNNNNNNNNNNNNNNNNNNNNNNNNNNNNNNNNNNNNNNNNNNNNNNNNNNNNNNNNNNNNNNNNNNNNNNNNNNNNNNNNNNNNNNNNNNNNNNNNNNNNNNNNNNNNNNNNNNNNNNNNNNNNNNNNNNNNNNNNNNNNNNNNNNNNNNNNNNNNNNNNNNNNNNNNNNNNNNNNNNNNNNNNNNNNNNNNNNNNNNNNNNNNNNNNNNNNNNNNNNNNNNNNNNNNNNNNNNNNNNNNNNNNNNNNNNNNNNNNNNNNNNNNNNNNNNNNNNNNNNNNNNNNNNNNNNNNNNNNNNNNNNNNNNNNNNNNNNNNNNNNNNNNNNNNNNNNNNNNNNNNNNNNNNNNNNNNNNNNNNNNNNNNNNNNNNNNNNNNNNNNNNNNNNNNNNNNNNNNNNNNNNNNNNNNNNNNNNNNNNNNNNNNNNNNNNNNNNNNNNNNNNNNNNNNNNNNNNNNNNNNNNNNNNNNNNNNNNNNNNNNNNNNNNNNNNNNNNNNNNNNNNNNNNNNNNNNNNNNNNNNNNNNNNNNNNNNNNNNNNNNNNNNNNNNNNNNNNNNNNNNNNNNNNNNNNNNNNNNNNNNNNNNNNNNNNNNNNNNNNNNNNNNNNNNNNNNNNNNNNNNNNNNNNNNNNNNNNNNNNNNNNNNNNNNNNNNNNNNNNNNNNNNNNNNNNNNNNNNNNNNNNNNNNNNNNNNNNNNNNNNNNNNNNNNNNNNNNNNNNNNNNNNNNNNNNNNNNNNNNNNNNNNNNNNNNNNNNNNNNNNNNNNNNNNNNNNNNNNNNNNNNNNNNNNNNNNNNNNNNNNNNNNNNNNNNNNNNNNNNNNNNNNNNNNNNNNNNNNNNNNNNNNNNNNNNNNNNNNNNNNNNNTTTCCGTAGTTTAATCTCACCATTCTGCCCGAAGGCGAGAGGAGGAGCGCAGACCAGCAGCGTCAGGAGCGCGAGCGAAGGCCCTTCCATGGCGTGTCCTCTTCGCGTCCCTCTCCCGAACGCCGTGACCTGAGGACTGGCGGCGTTCCTATCCGGCGTCCTAGGTCATCGCCGACAGAACTGGACAATAGATTATAGGAGTCGATATCACCGGAGAGCGATTCGATCCGCTTTGCCGCCGTCGTTTCTGACGAATGATAATGTTCTCCCGTGCTATAGACGAATGAAGCGAAAGGGATACCCTGTACAGCTGCGGTGCTTCTCATGGCTTATAATACGATGTAATTGGAGTTCGATACCTTACGAAAGAGCACTTAATCTCCCTAATGGTTCCTCACCTGTCAACGGCGTCCGAATCCACGGGTTTTGGCGGGAAGGATCTGTCTTCTTCGGGCTGACATGTGACAACTCGGACAACAGAGAATGTGAAATGCGTCTGTAAGGAAGTGTTCGCGCGCGATTGGTNNNNNNNNNNNNNNNNNNNNNNNNNNNNNNNNNNNNNNNNNNNNNNNNNNNNNNNNNNNNNNNNNNNNNNNNNNNNNNNNNNNNNNNNNNNNNNNNNNNNNNNNNNNNNNNNNNNNNNNNNNNNNNNNNNNNNNNNNNNNNNNNNNNNNNNNNNNNNNNNNNNNNNNNNNNNNNNNNNNNNNNNNNNNNNNNNNNNNNNNNNNNNNNNNNNNNNNNNNNNNNNNNNNNNNNNNNNNNNNNNNNNNNNNNNNNNNNNNNNNNNNNNNNNNNNNNNNNNNNNNNNNNNNNNNNNNNNNNNNNNNNNNNNNNNNNNNNNNNNNNNNNNNNNNNNNNNNNNNNNNNNNNNNNNNNNNNNNNNNNNNNNNNNNNNNNNNNNNNNNNNNNNNNNNNNNNNNNNNNNNNNNNNNNNNNNNNNNNNNNNNNNNNNNNNNNNNNNNNNNNNNNNNNNNNNNNNNNNNNNNNNNNNNNNNNNNNNNNNNNNNNNNNNNNNNNNNNNNNNNNNNNNNNNNNNNNNNNNNNNNNNNNNNNNNNNNNNNNNNNNNNNNNNNNNNNNNNNNNNNNTCATCGGATTGAATCCCTCCATCAGAAGAACAAACACGGTCATTGCCATATCCTATACACCTACAAATAGTGGTTTCCACTTTTGAAacggcggagagagaaagagaattatgtGGAAGCGACCAATTGCAGAGGAAGAATTGTGAATGAGGTGAAAGAGTATTTGCAATATCCAGTTCACAAATACCATAGAGAAGTTTCTGCAGATAAATCCCCTTTCATCTTGGATTCTACGGAGGTGAGACGAACGGCAAACTATTTGAGCTGCAGACTAACGGCAGGATCCGAAAGGTGTCTGAATCGATATAGCTAGACCTGTTTTGTACTTTTCAAAACATTTCtgcaattagtaaaaaaaaagttctcgtACTATTTataatcatacttttttttcaatacttactTAGGGAGAGAAGGTCAAAACTATTTGTATACAGGTGATGGTATGCGTATGCGATACTTCTTTANNNNNNNNNNNNNNNNNCACTGTTTCATCACAAGTAATCCTACGCATGTTAATGTGTAGTTTGTATTTCTGGTGTGATCCTACTACATGGTACTTCATAAACATAATTTCGTtagttgaataaatatatattttttcaatcatCTACTGCATCCCTGAGTCAATAATTCAATGAGGTACGATTTTCCTTTTCCGTGAGATACGTAGACGAAAAGACACTAGAAATATTTAAGAATCACCGAACATAAATTCTGGTCATTGTGTTTGTAAGAATATTATAGAACACTTTACCTAAGTTTGGTGGCAACCTAACGAGTCATTAGTTACCGTGTTCCTTCTGGTCTCCTTTCTTGCAAGGTTACATGATCCAGTAAGTTGTTCTTGTGTCCACAGAATAAAAATGATGGGCCTAATCTATGATACATTTTTGTTCCTGCATCCGTCAGCTCTCTTATTAGGCTTATTAGNNNNNNNNNNNNNNNNNNNNNNNNNNNNNNNNNNNNNNNNNNNNNNNNNNNNNNNNNNNNNNNNNNNNNNNNNNNNNNNNNNNNNNNNNNNNNNNNNNNNNGGAAAGCAATTTCCCAATTTGTTTCATCATCCTTCTATCAAACACGGACTTCCGCAGTTATGAATGAAATAAACCCTTCTTCCTGTGCCTATCTCAAGGAAGTagagaaatgataacgataagaggaaggaaaaaaataacaataataaaaaagaagattgtGTTTAGTCTTGTATNNNNNNNNNNNNNNNNNNNNNNNNNNNNNNNNNNNNNNNNNNNNNNNNNNNNNNNNNNNNNNNNNNNNNNNNNNNNNNNNNNNNNNNNNNNNNNNNNNNNNNNNNNGTGTTGGAACGATCGAAGTGATTTATGTTTCACTGATAGCGTCATTTATCAGTTAGTTCTCTTCCACTAAAGACCGGGAGAGACGTCtcgatttccttttattttttattttctttgttttgtcttcAAAATAAATGAATCAACCTTTAAGTAATCGCGCGCTCATTTTAAAGCTTGTAGGTAATTGGGGGAAGACATAGATGATAAGATAGTTCATGACTGATAAGTATTTGAAacgtaattatgaaaaaaatgtcgTATTTTATCACTTAATTCTGAATCGCGAGATAAATTCGAACGATCCCATTAACTTTATTGAATCAAAATACCAACAAATAACCTATTATATTATTCCCTAAAAATACAGAaataccacacaatacacacaaaaagagtAATACcaataccataaaataataataacaaatctagCGACACCACGCACTCGAAAGCCGACCTTCTACAGTCACACTTGATTTACATTTAATCCGCTGATAAGACAAAAATCACACCCTCTCCTGGCCTCTCCTTCCGTGGCGTCCGGCGGAGATAGCGTGAAGGCGTCGAGAGATAAGGAAGTAAGGAACACGAAGACCccgaggagggagaaagagagtactCAAGGTGTTCAGAGCGTCGGGTGCTCGTGGTCGCGAAGCAGGTGAGTCGTGTGTCGATTCTTTGGTTTTCTGTTTTGGTNNNNNNNNNNNNNNNNNNNNNNNNNNNNNNNNNNNNNNNNNNNNNNNNNNNNNNNNNNNNNNNNNNNNNNNNNNNNNNNNNNNNNNNNNNNNNNNNNNNNNNNNNNNNNNNNNNNNNNNNNNNNNNNNNNNNNNNNNNNNNNNNNNNNNNNNNNNNNNNNNNNNNNNNNNNNNNNNNNNNNNNNNNNNNNNNNNNNNNNNNNNNNNNNNNNNNNNNNNNNNNNNNNNNNNNNNNNNNNNNNNNNNNNNNNNNNNNNNNNNNNNNNNNNNNNNNNNNNNNNNNNNNNNNNNNNNNNNNNNNNNNNNNNNNNNNNNNNNNNNNNNNNNNNNNNNNNNNNNNNNNNNNNNNNNNNNNNNNNNNNNNNNNNNNNNNNNNNNNNNNNNNNNNNNNNNNNNNNNNNNNNNNNNNNNNNNNNNNNNNNNNNNNNNNNNNNNNNNNNNNNNNNNNNNNNNNNNNNNNNNNNNNNNNNNNNNNNNNNNNNNNNNNNNNNNNNNNNNNNNNNNNNNNNNNNNNNNNNNNNNNNNNNNNNNNNNNNNNNNNNNNNNNNNNNNNNNNNNNNNNNNNNNNNNNNNNNNNNNNNNNNNNNNNNNNNNNNNNNNNNNNNNNNNNNNNNNNNNNNNNNNNNNNNNNNNNNNNNNNNNNNNNNNNNNNAACTGCTGCAAGGTGAACANNNNNNNNNNNNNNNNNNNNNNNNNNNNNNNNNNNNNNNNNNNNNNNNNNNNNNNNNNNNNNNNNNNNACNNNNNNNNNNNNNNNNNNNNNNNNNNNNNNNNNNNNNNNNNNNNNNNNNNNNNNNNNNNNNNNNNNNNNNNNNNNNNNNNNNNNNNNNNNNNCTGTCTGTTATTGTATCTGTtagcacacttttttttttgtctttattgctAAATATGTCTCGTATCGTTAAATAATTAAGTCAAACCAGAAGTGGCCCAAACCTATTATCTCTGAAACCGGGAAGCTACCAAACCTATTTTCTATAACAAACCTCCCTCTTTCACAAACTCCTAGCACCACCCCTGCAGTGTGTTAATATTTAAATTCTGGGCCTATTGTAAGGTCAGAAATTGGAGCAAGGCATGTTCCTTATCTCCCTTGTAGATTTAACACCTGATATCGTCTGAGATACATGTATAATGCTCACAAGGTTATATCGTACGTTCGNNNNNNNNNNNNNNNNNNNNNNNNNNNNNNNNNNNNNNNNNNCCGATGTTCAGATNNNNNNNNNNNNNNNNNNNNNNNNNNNNNNNNNNNNNNNNNNNNNNNNNNNNNNNNNNNNNNNNNNNNNNNNNNNNNNNNNNNNNNNNNNNNNNNNNNNNNNNNNNNNNNNNNNNNNNNNNNNNNNNNNNNNNNNNNNNNNNNNNNNNNNNNNNNNNNNNNNNNNNNNNNNNNNNNNNNNNNNNNNNNNNNNNNNNNNNNNNNNNNNNNNNNNNNNNNNNNNNNNNNNNNNNNNNNNNNNNNNNNNNNNNNNNNNNNNNNNNNNNNNNNNNNNNNNNNNNNNNNNNNNNNNNNNNNNNNNNNNNNNNNNNNNNNNNNNNNNNNNNNNNNNNNNNNNNNNNNNNNNNNNNNNNNNNNNNNNNNNNNNNNNNNNNNNNNNNNNNNNNNNNNNNNNNNNNNNNNNNNNNNNNNNNNNNNNNNNNNNNNNNNNNNNNNNNNNCTTTATCAGATAGAATAGCACAATTAACTTTATTGTTATGGTAGGATATGTGCACTTTAATTGATACGTTTGCTTATAATATAGTTAGCTTTGTTNNNNNNNNNNNNNNNNNNNNNNNNNNNNNNNNNNNNNNNNNNNNNNNNNNNNNNNNNNNNNNNNNNNNNNNNNNNNNNNNNNNNNNNNNNNNNNNNNNNNNNNNNNNNNNNNNNNNNNNNNNNNNNNNNNNNNNNNNNNNNNNNNNNNNNNNNNNNNNNNNNNNNNNNNNNNNNNNNNNNNNNNNNNNNNNNNNNNNNNNNNNNNNNNNNNNCAACATTTACAGCTTTAATATCCTATAAATCACATGGACATCTagaaaacgaaaattaaatgAACCACATCACCTAAGTCCCACTAACAAGACTTACTAATAACAATCAacaccttctttttcctcctcccagaATCCACCATGGCGCCGACGAAGGTAGCCAAGACCGAGTCCGTGCGGCTTTTCAGAGGCCAAGACTACGCCAAGCTAAAGGCAAAGTGTTGGTCAGAAGCTCAGTTGTTCACCGACCCGGAATTTCCAGCTGATGCTACGTCGCTGGGTTTCGATAAGGACGTGGAGTGGAAGAGACCGACGNNNNNNNNNNNNNNNNNNNNNNNNNNNNNNNNNNNNNNNNNNNNNNNNNNNNNNNNNNNNNNNNNNNNNNNNNNNNNNNNNNNNNNNNNNNNNNNNNNNNNNNNNNNNNNNNNNNNNNCATTCATTACCTATtgctttatttatacatttattaactgTTTTATTCCTGTGCGTAGCTATTTAAAGACACATTGTTATTCTTGCAGGAAATGGTGACTTATCCACAGTTTATGAAGGACGTGAACAGGTTTTCAGTCGTGCAGGGAGAATTAGGTATGTTATTTCAAATTTAATGATTAACAGAATCATTaacaacatttataaaatatatatttatcttttatcgaATATGGACCGTTAGTAAATTTACCGAATAACAATTTGAAGAACATGCAACAATTTACACGTAGTAATATCcaatttattttatgttaaacGAAAACAATCTCGATTCCgcaataaaattaatagaatGATAAGATAGATCACTTCAATCAAAAGGCAATGATATATTGTCAAACAACAAGATATATGTCCTCGTATTGAAATCACACTCTGACATTTATTAATAGCTGTCACACTTTTTCGATATCCGCGCTACCGTTGAAATTGATGGATGTCTGATTACGCTGCATTATatccttttatcatttcattctgatataaaaaaaaaaaaagagagataattaagagggttatttattttcttctttattaaatATAACGTAATATCTACCCGTTACTAACCTGATAACCAAATTcttaaaaagatagatggaaattaTAGTAAATTAAGAGTTATTTAACtgtttacttttaaatataaCGTACTAACATTCGATCAATTATCTGATAACCATATGACATATCTTACTGacttgtgtctgtttgtgataGATATTTtgatttaatagataataataacagcgactgGTAGAAATTGTTGTATTGTTAACGATGTGTTGGTAAATATTTCAGTAAANNNNNNNNNNNNNNNNNNNNNNNNNNNNNNNNNNNNNNNNNNNNNNNNNNNNNNNNNNNNNNNNNNNNNNNNNNNNNNNNNNNNNNNNNNNNNNNNNNNNNNNNNNNNNNNNNNNNNNNNNNNNNNNNNNNNNNNNNNNNNNNNNNNNNNNNNNNNNNNNNNNNNNNNNNNNNNNNNNNNNNNNNNNNNNNNNNNNNNNNNNNNNNNNNNNNNNNNNNNNNNNNNNNNNNNNNNNNNNNNNNNNNNNNNNNNNNNNNNNNNNNNNNNNNNNNNNNNNNNNNNNNNNNNNNNNNNNNNNNNNNNNNNNNNNNNNNNNNNNNNNNNNNNNNNNNNNNNNNNNNNNNNNNNNNNNNNNNNNNNNNNNNNNNNNNNNNNNNNNNNNNNNNNNNNNNNNNNNNNNNNNNNNNNNNNNNNNNNNNNNNNNNNNNNNNNNNNNNNNNNNNNNNNNNNNNNNNNNNNNNNNNNNNNNNNNNNNNNNNNNNNNNNNNNNNNNNNNNNNNNNNNNNNNNNNNNNNNNNNNNNNTCTGCTCTTTCTGCCATCACACAGAACCC
The sequence above is a segment of the Penaeus monodon isolate SGIC_2016 chromosome 25, NSTDA_Pmon_1, whole genome shotgun sequence genome. Coding sequences within it:
- the LOC119589464 gene encoding calpain-12-like, coding for MAPTKVAKTESVRLFRGQDYAKLKAKCWSEAQLFTDPEFPADATSLGFDKDVEWKRPTEMVTYPQFMKDVNRFSVVQGELGMLFQI